The Rosa rugosa chromosome 3, drRosRugo1.1, whole genome shotgun sequence sequence AAACAGATAAATCAGAGAGGGGAAGGGGAGGATCTGTTGATGAAGTACACGAGTGCATGAATTGGCTTAATTCTAAGGAACCAAATTCAGTTGTTTATATCTGTTTTGGAAGCCTCACCAATTTCAGTGATTGTCAGCTCATAGAGATTGCCTTGGCTCTTGAGGCTTCTCAGCAGCAATTCATCTGGGTTGTGAAGAAGGAAAAGCATGATAAAGAAGAGTGGTTGCCTAAAGAGTTTGAGCAGAGAATGGAAGGTAAGGGACTCATAATGAGAGGCTGGGCTCCCCAACTACTAATTCTTGAACATGAAGCAACTGGGGCCTTTGTCACTCATTGTGGGTGAACTCAATCCTTGAAGGAGTGTCTGCTGGGGTTCCAATGATCACGTGGCCGGTGTCCGGAGAGCAGTTTTACAATGAGAAGCTGGCGACAGAGTTACTTAGGATTGGGGTTGCTGTTGGTGCTGAAAAGTGGGCTACATTTGAGGAGGAAAGTGCGAAGAGCGAAGCCAGTGTGAAGAGGGAGGCCATAGAGAAGGCTGTCGCTGAAATCATGGTGGGTGATGAAGCAGAGGCAATGAGAAGCAGAGCTAAAGCGCTCATGGGCTGTTGAAGAAGGTGGTTCATCATACCGCAATTTAACTGCTCTAATTGAAGAGTTAAAGTCCCGAATCCCTTAAGTCTTGATTCTGTTGAAGCAACCAAAGCATATGATATAGCATTACAGCATTTGTTGATCAATTACATGCAATGATAAGTATCAATTAAAGTAATGTGTTACGTAGAATCATAGATACAGCATTTGTTGGGGGTGCAGCAGACTTTAACTTCTGTTTATTACTATACTCACACAGAAAAGTAACATACAGGTAAATTTACATTTAGATCTCCCATTAGCAGTTGATCAGTTACAAATGACTGGGCATGAGTCTTGCATAGAAATGTCAGTAGTAAACATCAATTCTATGCGGGACACATTGAACATAAAAAAACGTGCTCCCAGCCTCTActgtcatcttttttttttttctctgtgtcctaaaaaaaaaattgaaaaaaggcGAGGAAGAAACACCAGGCTGCATAAGCATACCTAAAGCCTTTGGCGCACACACAAGTTGAAAACATCAGACTATTGCTAAAAACAACAGCAAGCTGATTTTGTCAGCCAACGCTTGCAGCCAGGAACTTCCTCTTGCTAACAGGCTCTTCAAGTAACACCACCACATCAGTCACCTTCTTAAACAGCTCCTCCAGTTGATCAACACCAAACTTTTGACAGTCCAAGGGTTTTTTGTACCTTTGCTGGTAGATCGCCTCAAAACAACCCAAAAAAATCCGACAAGAGTAGCTAACAAGAATCTCCTGCAACTCATATTTGAAGTGCTCTAGGTTATGGTCATCAGTTTCACAGTTACCTGCTGTTCTCATATTGGTCTGTCCTTGACTCCTGTCATCATGTTCTTCTACAACTACtctttcctcctctgagaaCTCATCTGATGAGCCATTACCTGTAATAATAGCCATACTCTCTTCCTGAGTCCCCTTCCCTTTCCTACTATTATCCTTCCCAGTTGAAATCAAAGGTGGGGCACTAGGGCCTGTTTTCCAGTTTCGGAGGTAAACAAATTTCTTATGCCCTTTACCATCTACCGCCATTGTGTCACCCAACTTCTTAAACAGATTAACAAGCTTAAATGCACCATACTCTGATACATAGAGAGGTCTTCCAAAAGCTTTCTGATACTCGCAAGGAACTCGAGTAAGAGGCATGCAACCTCCAGAAAGTTCAAGTAACTTTTCAAGCTGTGCCCTCAGACCATTTAGGTCCCCTGGTTGAACCCACCAAGTAGATTCATTTTGATCAGTGGAAATAATAGGTCCAGCAGGAACTTCATTGAGACCCGATGGGAGACTGTGTGACCTCAAGGCAGCAGGACCGCCAGGCATCATTAAGGAACTACTGTTATATTCAGATAAAGATTGTGACACTATTGAAAAATCTCTTGAATTGTAATAGCTTTGTGAGATCCCCCTGTATAAAatagcttcttcttcatccataTGATCATTAATATGGCAACCCATGAAATAGCCAGCAATATCAGCCTGTCCTCCACGAGGATGCATTTGAAACTTGGTTGTAGGCACAAAGCCTTCTCCACGAGCCACACTAGGCCAGTCCCACACAAACTTTCCTGCATTGCTGAGAGCAGATGAAACGCCCACTCCAGAAGGTATTACTAGAATCACTGTGTACCCACGTTGCCCAAGTATATGGAGCGCTGGAGCAAAATCAACATCCCCAGATATCAGCATGATGGAAGATGGTGGAGGATTGTCAAGGGCAAACAAGAACATATCAACCAAGATGGCCTTGTCAGCAGCATCCTTTCTTCCATTTGGAACATCAACGAGTTTAACACCAGTTCTCTGACATCCCTCGCGGAGCCGCCTAGGGAAGGCATTAAAGTCCCCATATGCAGCAAACGTAACAACAGCTCCTTTAATTACAGGATGTACCTGCAAAGCCATTCTTATGTTACCAGCTACATCTTCAGGACGAACATCACTTGGGACAGGGCAGTTTTCAATATCCCAAAGGATAGCCACAGGACCTTCACAGAAGCTTCGGACTGGCTGGTTCATTGGAGCTTGAAGTGCGTTCACGTTTGCATCTAGCATATAAGATCCTCTTTGCTCGGACGGTTCTGAAGGCACTATTGATGTCGATGTATTTTGGCAAGCCATCACAGCTCAAAACTCAAGCCTACCTGCTTACGCAGATAAAAGAAAAtgataagaaaaacaaattataaacaaCAAGCTCAAGCAAAAGTTGAATCCCGTGATATAGATAACAAACGTTTTAAGAAGCAGAGTTATCTGAAGGTAAACCAGCCACTCAACAAAGTTGTATCATGTCTCATAATcttataaaaaaagaaaaaggaagtgCTTCTCTCACTCTAGAATCCCATCGCTCTTACTCACCAATCATGTTCACTCTCAATCAAACACCTCTTCCAAACTCTCCTCTCTTTTACTTGTCATCACTCTGTCAGCTCTCTTTCTCTTAATCCTGGATAATTCTCTCTCTATTATTGACCTCAGGGCTCTCTTTCTCTTAATCCTGGATACTTCTCTCTCTATTATTGACCTCAGGGCTCAAGCTTGTCCCTTGGTGTCAATTTTTTTGGTCCTCTTACCCTTCCTACTCCTTTCTTAgttttcttttagtttcttcTTAGTAATGGTGAAATTCATTGTTGATCGAAAGAAACCTTACAAATAAGTGGACAAGACATCCACTTAGAAGAACCCCAAGCTACAGCAATCGAAGCACCAGGAAACAAGGAAGAAACACAAAGCTTAGGAGCAACAGAATAAACCAACTGCTGCAATCCAATCTAAGTGAATAGCAAATGAGCTATGCCCCAAACCCAAAGCAAACTCCATCCCAAAATCTACCAAAGTCATCCCACTCACACTCTTAAACAttatcttgttcttctttcatCTAGATGACCCAAAACACAACCATTACAGCACTGAAGTCACACAATTGGGCTTCAAATGTCCCAGCTCATATCACATTCCCTAAACACCCTTTTCCGTATAGCTAAAGCAACCAGACAGATCCCCCAAACAGGTAGCTGGAACGTATGGATGCTTTACTCAAATTCATAAATGTTTCAAGGCACCAAGCTTGCAATAGATGATGTGAACTATTGATCACAGCTTGGTGCAGCAACCCAACAAGATATTAGCCATATATACTCTCATTAACTATGCAATTGGCCATTTTATTATAAAAGATAACTACTTTCGGATCGAATTGATCGCAATCAATAACTTCAATTAATCATATAGCATAGAAAAGCACTCTGACAATCAATAACATGACCCTAAAATATTTGCTAAACTTAGTGACAGATAATGAATCAAAAAGCTTCGACCAAATAAGAACCCTAAAACCAACCCCAATTTGATAGTCCGATCAAAACCATTATGAGAAATTCAACCAAAGAATAGAGCTTTAGAGCAATAAGAACAGATGGAGAAAAGGGTTACCTCATAGCAGAGCTCCTCTACAAAGTTCGATACTTTCCCGAAAAGCCAAGCAACTTGGATCCTACCGATCAAGCAAAGCCCTAACCGATTCGATAATTAACGAAGAGGAATCGAAATCTGGGATTGAacgaaaacccagaaaagaatCGAAGCCTTTGTTATGGGGTTGAATGGGATTTGGGGATATATGGGGAGTTTTGTTATGGGGTCGAATGGGATTTGGGGATTTATGGGGAGTTTTTAGTTTTGGGAGAGGAAATTCCAGATGAGTTTGATTTGGAGTTAAAGACTTGACTGAAACTCGGCACCTAGACTTTTGATTTTGAGCAAAACTGTGGATTTGGGCTTTTGCAAGATGAAGCCCAGAGAGAGAGTTGTGAGTTTGTGGGGTGGTTTAATGCTCAAAGCCTCAAAGAATCATAGATAAAGAGATACAGAGGCAAAGGGGCTTTTACAGCTTTTTAGATTCTGTATTGTTTCTGAAAACTGCGGCCATTATATGGACGGCTTTATATTCCTTTGCCTTTAATGGCAAATTGGCTGTACATGCTTCTATTTATGTCTTCTTGAACATCAAATCCATCAATGAAATTGATTGccataaaaaaacaaaacatcaATAAAATTATGgtttaaaaaaatgaaagatacGTGGTAAAGCAAAGTGGCGTGTCAAAATCATTGTTTAAAAATTGCAGACTAAATTCTTCGTATCTAGCACAAAAATGAGAATGGAGAATCAATAAATTTATTGATAATGTGGCAACGTTATACAAATAAACTCGTCATATTGTGGCTCGATGAAAGTAAGCTCCACACAAATATTATACTTACTACACATTAAGCGCTAAGGCACAAAAAGATTGATAAACGAGTATAGAGTGAGCTAAAAATAATGTCACACCTCGTATCAAAATTTATCTGTGTGGTTACCAAGACTTCTCAATTCATATGGGCCACTCCCTTAGGAGCAGGAATGACCCATAAGATTAAAATAGTGAAAACTAAATTATAATTAAGTTAATTAACTAGCAGGTTCCTAAGCTCAAGTCcattaccaaaaccaaaccctatGGCACAAGAAGAAACCCTAGCCACCATGGGCTTCAACTTGAAGTCATCATCACTATTGGAGCCATCGCCAGCATCATTACCACCCCTCGGTTTTCATGAAGCAGTCTATATCATCATCTCTAATTATGAATTCATGAAACCACAACCCAAGTTTAAGATCAGAACCAAACACAAAATTGGATATAGCAAATTGAAAAATCCCTTGTGACATTGTGTGACAGGATTTGCCCCGGATTTCACACCTAAAACCCGAGGTGGTCTTGCAAGGTCCACTTTCAGAGAAGTTCTATAAAAAATACGGCAGAATTttccctaaaagtggactatcAAAACCTGTAAAAAACACAATATACACTTCCAAACAAAATCCACCCTTATACTTTtggagccaccatgctcccCAAATAATATCAACTCCACAACCAAGTAAAAACATCTCAACTTTTAATTCCCAAGACAAAAGAGATTTAATAGGTAAGGTCAACAAATTTATTCAATACAAATCTCCACATTCTCTCGTAGTCAGGTCATAGACCTTGAATAAATACTTCGAGTTTAAATAAgactaaatattgtttagtcaTTGAGGTTTTGatcaaaaaacacttcagtccctggcttctgaatttcacacgtttagtcctcgTACTCCGAAATTtaggaccaataggtcctttccgTTAACCGTCCATTAAAAGCTGCCGTTAAGTGGCTGACATGGCGTTTCCTTCCATGCCAACTCAGCTGCTGGCATGCCATGTCACTAGTAAATTGTCCAAATTGACCCTTGCTTCATCATCCCCCATCTGCAGCTTAAATTCCCTTCAAATCATTCATATATTCCCCTAAAATTACCTCCTCCAAATTTTGCAGAAATCTGACAATTACACATGATTTTGCAGCCATCTGCGAATTGCACAAATTTTGCAGAAATCTGCCAATTCCAATATAAACTGATAGTATGCCACAATACCACAAGAAAAAtccttacaaaaaaaaatcaccaaagTATGGAAAATACCATTATCTGCCAATTCATTCATATTAATCCATAAAATCTGCAGCAAGCCAATGAAGAAGCTCTAGtatacaaaaaacaaaaactagagCATTACATCCTCAAGAACTGTTCTATTATGCATATACTTTAGCTCTAATCATCTTATCAAAAGATTAGAACTAGCAACCAAGTGGCACAGCACAAGGTTGCACAAAAAAAGGATgtctaatttcatttgcttggCAGCCCAACACTTCATCAATTTGCAGACCTATTTTTCGTTTCCTTTACCTGAATTTTCTCTTATCCTTTGAGATGATCTTGTTGGTGTTGCAACTTGCTTGGTTGATGCCCTAGGAGCTTGTGGAGGCCTTGAACTTGTGCTGGTTGAGGTAGCTTGAACAGGTCTTGAGGTAGTTGGGGCAGATGTGGCTTGTCTAGGCCTCCCTCTTGTTGGGGCAGATCTACTTGCTGCCTTCATTGCAACCCACTTTTTCTAGAcacacaataaaaaaaaatagattcaATTTAACTTGAGAATGAGACTTTTAAGTGCAGTAGATAGTAAAAATGGCATGCAACATATGCTTTGATACTGAGCTCTTTCCTTCACTTTCTGCCTCAACTCATTGGCAGTCATAGGACCCTTTTTACCTCTCTTGGACTGCAGCAAACATTAACCATATGAAATAGCTTTTTATCACACAATTAACTTTTAAACTTTGCAATTGAAACTACAAAGAAAGTGCAATGAAAAGTTGTATACCTGATTTTCAGAACCTTGATCAGCTTCATTATTTGCCTTCCTCTTCCTAGAAACAGCAGAAGTCTTCCTCTCCTTTGAAGGCAAATGCCTTTGACAAGTTTTGAGATTATGTCCTACTTGGTTGCAGTTGCTACACTTGAGTGACCTTTGCACCCTTCCAAGTTTCCCAACACCATCTTGAACCTTTTCAGAAGCATCCTTGATTCTCTTAGTCTTTGGCCTACCCGGTTGCCTTGAATATTGAGGAGGTAAGATGCTTGGTTCTTCACTTCTTGACCACATATCCATGCTATTAACAGGCATTATCAGGTTGGAGTAGATACTCATATATGTACTCTTGAGGTAGCAATCGGCCACATATGCATCTACATCCTCCCTCTTTCCAAAGATGGCAGAAATTGCATGCTTACATGGGATTCCAGTCAAATCCCACCTCCTGCAACTGCATGTCCTTGCAGCAAGGTCAACAACATTCTTGGAACCCTCAATGTTCTCCACTTCTGCTTGGTCCCCACCATTGAATGTTGAAATGCAGTCTTCAGCAGCCTTGATCTTATTCTTCTCTCTAACATTTCTGGCCTTTGGACAGATAGTTCCTTCATAAGCTGCCATCTTGTCTTTCCTCCTTTGAACCCTCCTCATTAACTTCATCATCCGTATCTCTTCAAACATTGTGATAGGTGGCTTACCCCTTGCGTGTACAATAAGGCCATTAAAGCTCTCACACATGTTGTTAATGAGGACGTCACAATTGTTGCCTGGTCTGAAGTAAGCTCTGGACCAATGTTTGGGTGGCCTCTCGGGTGCTACAAATAACAAACAAAATCCTTAACTAAAAATCACAAACAGTCCATTAAACATTATAAACAGAAACTTAAGTGGAGACTAAGTACCTGTCAACCAATTATAAGCATCAACATCAATGGACTTCATCTCCTCCATTTCTTTTAGAAAGTAAGGCAAAGTTGTCGACTTTGCTGCTTTCCACATCTGATCCTTCATAACCTTTCCAGGAAAGAGCTTGGTGAAGTTTGTCCATAAATGTCTTGCACAAAATCTGATTTGTGCAGATGGGACAACATCCTCAAATGCAGGTTTCAACCCCTTCTGTTTATCACTAATAAAAGTCCAGCCTGCACCTTCATTCTCAATACTCAGGTCATTCACCAACAATTCAAGAAACCAAGTCCAGCTATCCTTGCTTTCCAGCTCCACCATTGCATATGCCACAACCCAAGAAGTGTTGTTGGCATCAATTCGACAGCCGTTAGAAGCTGACCCCCAAAGCAACTCTTAAGATGTGCTCCATCAAGTCCAATAACTGCTCTACATCCAGCCTTGAACCCCTCCTTTAAAGCTCCCAGGCAAATGTACATTCTTTTGAATATGGGTAGCTTCTCCCGGTTGTTGAAGTCACATTTTATGTCTATTGTTGTTGCTGGATCAACCCTCTGCAGCTCCATCCCATAATCCCTCAGCCTAGCATACTGCTCTCTAATGGATCCCTCAACCTCCAACATGGCAGCTCTTTTAGCTCTATAAGCCTGGGACCTTGAAACTCTAGCTCTAATGGTAGCTGACATGGTCTTAGCTAGAGAATCTGAAAATACCAAATAGAACTAATAGTTAAAAAATATATCAGAACCATAAATAAGTGGTTAGAAACAAGTCAAAGTTAATAAACCTGGTGTTATCTCTTGGTTAAGAGCAATCTAGTCCTTGAACTTTGCAGTTAGGTATCTCATCCGAACCATGCTATTGTTGAACTTTCTTGTACAGTTGTGAGTTGGTACATACTCCTTCATCTGAATAGTGCTTTCATGTTGCATTTTTGAGGCAAACAAAACAAATGGGCAGTTATCCTCCTTGCACACCACCCTTAACCTGGTCTTATCATTCTTGATATAGACATATTCCCATCCTCCCTGAATTGCCATCTCTCATAAGGCATCCCTCAATACATTTACATCTGCAAACTTCATTCCCAAGCAAAACTTTGGTTTTTTCATATCAGTTAGAGGGTTGAATTCAATCCCCACACCCTCTAACTATCCATCAGAATTAATGGCATATTGCAGCTGTTCATCATCTGAACCATCCTCCCTAAACATATCCTTATCATCAGAAAAGTGCCCTAAATCCTCTTCCACTGTTGACTGTTGACCCTTTGATCCCACCCTTGAAGTATTGCCTTTTAAAGCTGCCTTCAACCCTGCTTCTTCCAACCAATCTTCATCCTCAGTTCCATAGTGGTCATAATGCTCATCATCAAATTGAGGATCATAATCCTCATCCTCACTTGAATCTGCCTCCTCACTGCCCCCTTGTGCAAATCCAACATCCTCAATCTCCACATCAGCCTCACCACCACCAAAGGTTTGAAGATATATAGTCCAACACATCTATATCATGTAGACCAAAATCCTCACCATCTATACCACTTGTCCCTTGCACCACACCTGACCCTTGCACACCACTTGTTGAACCAATACCACTACTCCCTTGTCCTATACTTGACTGGCCCCAACCACTTGATGCTTGCTGGTCACCTTTTGAAGGTTTTTTCCCACTGGAATGGTACTATATAAGCTTCTGTTTTCCgttatcttttggatccaaacCTCTAGCTTGGCTTGCTTGAGTTGGTACACGGTTTTCAACCTCTCTAATCACAACTCCTTTGCTTGAATGTGGTCTGGGCTCATCCAGTAGCTCTTTTATAACAACACCACTCTTCTTTCTTGGCGAGTCAGGAAGCTCTTCTATAACAACACCACTCTTACCACCTTGACTGAAGAAGAAATCTTCGTACATGAATACATCGTCATCTGAATCCCCGAATACTTCATGAAGCTCCACATGGTCCAAGTACAGTATGATAAGCCTCCATGCCGGTACTGAACTGCACATGACAACCACATCCTCATCTGTATCCAGCTTCATAAGTGTATCATGCTCATCGCCTACCCTATACCAATAGTCGATTCTTTGCTGTCCATAAGCCGGGTTAAGTTGCCTCACCATGTTATCTACCTCCACCAATGACATCCGATCTTTATCTACATTATCGTAGTAGTCAAACTTCCCTCCAACATAACACTCCTTCTGTATGCAGCCTCCATGGTACACTTTTATGGTGAAATAATCGGGGTGAGCTGCATAAGGATTACAACAACATTAGTGCTAACTCCTAAAGCAAGAAAACAGAAATGAACTTGCAAATTAAACCCTAGCCACTGTACATGCAAGAACCAAAACATAAATGTGCAAAGTGAATGCCTCCATAAAGAGGTAAAAGACAAACAGACCCACTTTGAAACATTGTTTAGGACCAGAAATGCCATTCTTCACACATGGGagacaaagacaaaaaaaaattctttactGCCTCTAACGGACCACTTTCAGTATTATAttaaaagcaaaagcaaaaaactcACCCACAACTCCGACAATATTAAAAGCTAAACCCAGCCTTCTCAACAAACACTCCACAAATTTGAAGCACTTAAATACACAACACACTGAACCTGAAGTAACCATGTTCACAAATACCACAAACCCAAAATAGTGTGGAAATCCCTAAactcaaaaacccagaaatccataAAACCCAATTTCGATTTTCAAACCCTAGAACTCGAAACTTCCATTCCAACACAAAACTCTTTACAAAAATATCAGAAACTACCGAAAAACAACCCACATACCACCCCGAAAGAAACCCCCAATTTTtgttcaaaaccctaaaactggaAACCATCCAAATAGTTCGTCAATTAGTTCAATTCGTCATCATGTTGttcaaaatggaaagaaaactCACTATATTCAGGGATGTCCACTTGCTCGCCGTCTTCAACTCTTGGAACCCAAACATCACCATCGTCTCCAGCCATGTCGCCACCTCTATATCCAGCTTCTTCTACTGCTTCAAAACGCCTTGGATTGAGGTTCAGTCCCCCGATTCAAaagatttttcctttttcttactTTGGGGTTTTCAATTTTGTGGGTTAGGCGGGATTAGGAGGTGAGAGAGCTCGATCGATGACTTTGATAATTAGGGCTGTTTTGGGAGAATAGGTTAAGGATCGGGTCTTAATCGATCGCAAAAAAGGACAGGGGCATAATGGAGAATTTGCCATCCATCCGGCTTACTTAGCTCTTAGTTGGCGTCCACGTGTGTGCCAGGTCACCCACTTAACTGAGAGATTCGACAGAGTGGACCTATTGGTCCTAAATTTCGGAGTACGAGGACTAAACATGTGAAATTCAGAggccagggactgaagtgttttttgatTAAAacctcaaggactaaacagtatttagtcatTTAAATAACATCTCAAGGTAATCAAAGCAGTCTAAGATAAGAAACTGATATAACAACTAGTAAGTTAAACAGATAACCTATAGACAAGATGACAGCAACAAATGCAAGTAttatgcctcaactcctactAATGCCAAAAAATTGATCtacaaactgggcatttgaaaaagAATGGCCCAGGagaaagtaaataaaaaaatgttaattaGCATGCATTAGTTGACGAAAATAAATGATATTTTCCCACTTGTATGTTTATAAAATCAACGATACATGCAAGCGTGTAGGAAAACATTCGAAAGAATAAAACCAattagccccgctagtcaaaaatagcaAAGTATAAATAGGAGAAGACAATAGCCATAcaagtgagcctcccaggctcgggtaaTAGCCACTCAGGCCAAAAGTACTCCCATACTCCCGAACCTGTAAGCCACTAAGGCGGATAGGGTATTGGGCTTTTGTGATACCGCTACTAAGGCAGCACCCCATCACTATAAAGGTGAAAAGAGCTTTTGTGACTCCACCGCGAAGGTAGTAGTCACATCACCTAAAAGG is a genomic window containing:
- the LOC133736677 gene encoding uncharacterized protein LOC133736677, whose amino-acid sequence is MACQNTSTSIVPSEPSEQRGSYMLDANVNALQAPMNQPVRSFCEGPVAILWDIENCPVPSDVRPEDVAGNIRMALQVHPVIKGAVVTFAAYGDFNAFPRRLREGCQRTGVKLVDVPNGRKDAADKAILVDMFLFALDNPPPSSIMLISGDVDFAPALHILGQRGYTVILVIPSGVGVSSALSNAGKFVWDWPSVARGEGFVPTTKFQMHPRGGQADIAGYFMGCHINDHMDEEEAILYRGISQSYYNSRDFSIVSQSLSEYNSSSLMMPGGPAALRSHSLPSGLNEVPAGPIISTDQNESTWWVQPGDLNGLRAQLEKLLELSGGCMPLTRVPCEYQKAFGRPLYVSEYGAFKLVNLFKKLGDTMAVDGKGHKKFVYLRNWKTGPSAPPLISTGKDNSRKGKGTQEESMAIITGNGSSDEFSEEERVVVEEHDDRSQGQTNMRTAGNCETDDHNLEHFKYELQEILVSYSCRIFLGCFEAIYQQRYKKPLDCQKFGVDQLEELFKKVTDVVVLLEEPVSKRKFLAASVG
- the LOC133737166 gene encoding uncharacterized protein LOC133737166, with the translated sequence MVELESKDSWTWFLELLVNDLSIENEGAGWTFISDKQKGLKPAFEDVVPSAQIRFCARHLWTNFTKLFPGKVMKDQMWKAAKSTTLPYFLKEMEEMKSIDVDAYNWLTAPERPPKHWSRAYFRPGNNCDVLINNMCESFNGLIVHARGKPPITMFEEIRMMKLMRRVQRRKDKMAAYEGTICPKARNVREKNKIKAAEDCISTFNGGDQAEVENIEGSKNVVDLAARTCSCRRWDLTGIPCKHAISAIFGKREDVDAYVADCYLKSTYMSIYSNLIMPVNSMDMWSRSEEPSILPPQYSRQPGRPKTKRIKDASEKVQDGVGKLGRVQRSLKCSNCNQVGHNLKTCQRHLPSKERKTSAVSRKRKANNEADQGSENQSKRGKKGPMTANELRQKVKERAQYQSICCMPFLLSTALKSLILKLN